Sequence from the Amycolatopsis sp. NBC_00345 genome:
GCGAAGGCGGCAAGGCGATGCGCGCGTTCGTCTCCACGGCCCAATCCGGCCGCAACCCGGAGAAAGAACTGACCGACGGCATGCTCATCGCCCTGGGCGGCGTGTTGATCATGATCCCGGGCTTCGTCAGCGACGTGGTCGGCCTGCTCCTGATGCTCCCGCCGTCCCGCGCCGTGGCCCGTCGACTGTGGCTGCGCCGCGCCGAGAAGCGCGCCGTCCGCTACGCCAACCGGGCCCGGGGGCCGGTGATGGTCGTGGACAGCGAGATCGTGGAGCCGGCCCCGCGGCCTTCGTCGGCCTCGTCCTCGTCGGAGAAGCCGCATCCGGTGATCGAGGGGCGAATCGTCGAAGGTTAGGCCTTCCTGTTCGCCTCGCGGTGGTGAGCCAGGTACTTGTCGTCAACCTGATGCTGGGGATGAGCACGCAGGTGACCAAAGGGTTGGCCATTGAGCGACAGTGAATGGTCCGGCTGGACGATGAGCGCCCCGAAGTCGAACAGCACGTGGCAGTTGGGGCAGAGGCAGAGGACGTTCTCGACGACATCGGGTCCTCCGTGGGGCGCCCCCAATGCCTGGATGTGCGCGCCCTCCGAGTAGCTGCGGTCACCGACGACGAGCTGCTGGTCGCACATCTGGCAGGTGTTCTCGTGAATCTCCTTGACCGTCCTGGTCACCTTGGTGATGCGGACCGTGCGCTGGGCCGCGGTCAGCCGGCGTCCTGGCGCTAGATTGCCCACTGGCTGGTCGTCGTGCGCCTTCTCGCCCGAAACCACCACCGGAAGCCGAGCGGCCAGCACATCCACTTCCAAATCCAGCTTCACCATCCGGAACCGACAAAATCGGAAGCCCCCCATTTTCACGTACGAGGCGTCTTCCACCTGGAAAAGCCCCTCATACCGGTACCCGGTGGGCGGCGCGTGCTCAGAGCCGATGTGGGCGCCTCGAACAACTCGGACCACTCCACCGTCGATCATGCTGGTGCACAGTGCGGCGTTCCCGGGGTCATCGAAGGTCTGGTCTCTGATCTGCTCCTCAGTATCAGCGTCCCGTCCACCGTGGCCGGTGTAGATGATCGTCGTTCCGTAGTCCTCATCCACGTAGCCTCCGGAGACGACGATGGACTCGGCACCTCGTTTGCCAATGCCGACAATGCCCGCCTGCAGTGCTCGGTGCACGCGCCGCCCCGCTGCCGACCTGCGATCGATGAAGGCCCGCCCCTCAGGTATGCCAGGGATCGGCCCGAAGCGCGGAATCAGCGAGCGGTCCTGGACTTCAGACCCCAAGCCGGCCAGGTGAGCAGCTGCAGCCTCCGCCTCCACCCCGGGCACCATGCCCAGCACAGCTTCAATCTCGTATGCCCAGTCGCCGCGCATGACGTAGAAACGCTCGGCAGGTTTAACCCTGTACTTGGCGAGGAACTTCCCCTTTCCAAGCTGGTCGTACTCCTCGATCGCCGCCTCTACGTGTTTGCCGTTGACGTCAGCAAGGTCCATGCCGTCACTGTATGGGGTGACACCGACAGTTTTCAGCAGGATCACGTAGCCGGCGTCCGTCGACTTAGCGCTACTGAAGCACCACGAGAGCGATGCCCTGAAGGCCGCCGGTGCGGGCAACCGACAAGTACTGTCGGTGCCCGCCTGTACTCTCAGCGGCACGGGAGAGGAGGGAGTGTGGCGGAAAACTTCCAGCCGTTTGCCCATCTGACCGCGCCGAACAGCGCGCTTTACCGGCAGGTGATGGGTGTGTTTGTCCAGGCTAAGCGGCGGTTCACCGTGCACCTCCGTCCGGAAGACGTGCACGAGACGCTGGCCGGCGTCGAGCTGACCTCGGTCGCTGATGCGCTCACGCGGCTGGTGGAGTGGGGAAACCTGCACGCAGATCCCGATACCAGCCGCGTTACCACCGTTGAGGACTTCCACCGCGCCCGTTTCCTGTACCAGCTCACTGAGTGTGGCGAAGCCGCCGAGTTGGCACTGGCCGCGTACGACGAAGCCCTCGGCCGGCGTGGCGCGTTGCAAGCTGTCGCGCTGTCGGACATCGCCACTCAGTTGCAGGCGCTGCTCGAACTTGCGCGGCAATCCGCGCCTGATCCAGCGAAAGTGCATCTGCTGCTCCGTGCGCTGGTCGATCGGTTCACCGATCTGGCGAGCAA
This genomic interval carries:
- a CDS encoding FxsA family protein yields the protein MAVVFLLYVIAEVAAIWAVGSAVGVLGTIALLLAGAFVGSWLARREGGKAMRAFVSTAQSGRNPEKELTDGMLIALGGVLIMIPGFVSDVVGLLLMLPPSRAVARRLWLRRAEKRAVRYANRARGPVMVVDSEIVEPAPRPSSASSSSEKPHPVIEGRIVEG
- a CDS encoding YDG/SRA domain-containing protein, encoding MDLADVNGKHVEAAIEEYDQLGKGKFLAKYRVKPAERFYVMRGDWAYEIEAVLGMVPGVEAEAAAAHLAGLGSEVQDRSLIPRFGPIPGIPEGRAFIDRRSAAGRRVHRALQAGIVGIGKRGAESIVVSGGYVDEDYGTTIIYTGHGGRDADTEEQIRDQTFDDPGNAALCTSMIDGGVVRVVRGAHIGSEHAPPTGYRYEGLFQVEDASYVKMGGFRFCRFRMVKLDLEVDVLAARLPVVVSGEKAHDDQPVGNLAPGRRLTAAQRTVRITKVTRTVKEIHENTCQMCDQQLVVGDRSYSEGAHIQALGAPHGGPDVVENVLCLCPNCHVLFDFGALIVQPDHSLSLNGQPFGHLRAHPQHQVDDKYLAHHREANRKA